One Armatimonadota bacterium DNA segment encodes these proteins:
- the phnE gene encoding phosphonate ABC transporter, permease protein PhnE, which yields MSQEVVPAPAPVTRPRPWFQSAKFLGLLLVLVVVYSYGWRVTQIDLPELVSGARFVRPFVVDLFRPDVLSRPVQTQEVQLGMSVDPSVPPEDVAPPPGGPQLLVPTRVTAVGESLTVRGRGFRPHSAGTLFWVNPIGNPQPVATFRTDAQGAFEVTITVPEAFRGPEAGPRGAQQRLAARVTWESGPLRPSKTLVLVAQKIVETVFLALMGTTIAVVVAVPLSFLGAKNLMAKNPLGTTVYFLTRSFFNIMRSIEPLILAIIFTVWVGLGPFAGVLALALHSVAALGKLYSEQIESIDPGPIEAITATGASPLQVVRYAVVPQIVPPFIAFTIYRWDTNVRMSTVIGFVGGGGIGFILQQYINLLQYRQAATAVWAITLVVAVLDYLSAAIRERVV from the coding sequence GTGAGCCAGGAGGTCGTGCCGGCACCGGCTCCGGTGACCCGGCCGCGGCCGTGGTTCCAGAGCGCCAAGTTCCTGGGGCTGCTGCTGGTCCTGGTGGTGGTGTACTCCTACGGGTGGCGGGTCACCCAGATCGACCTGCCCGAGCTGGTCTCGGGGGCCCGCTTCGTCCGCCCCTTCGTGGTGGACCTGTTCCGCCCCGACGTCCTCTCCCGCCCGGTCCAGACCCAGGAGGTCCAGCTGGGCATGTCCGTCGACCCGTCGGTGCCGCCCGAGGATGTCGCCCCGCCCCCCGGGGGCCCGCAGCTGCTGGTTCCCACCCGCGTCACGGCCGTGGGGGAGTCCCTGACCGTGCGGGGTCGCGGGTTCCGGCCCCACAGCGCGGGCACGCTGTTCTGGGTCAACCCCATCGGCAACCCCCAGCCGGTGGCAACCTTCCGCACCGACGCCCAGGGGGCGTTTGAGGTCACCATCACCGTCCCCGAGGCCTTCCGGGGCCCGGAGGCCGGCCCCCGGGGCGCCCAGCAGCGCCTGGCCGCCCGGGTCACCTGGGAGAGCGGCCCGCTGCGGCCCAGCAAAACGCTGGTGCTGGTCGCGCAGAAGATCGTGGAGACGGTCTTTCTGGCCCTGATGGGCACCACCATCGCGGTGGTGGTCGCCGTCCCCCTGTCGTTCCTGGGCGCCAAGAACCTGATGGCCAAGAACCCTCTGGGCACCACCGTGTACTTCCTCACCCGGTCCTTCTTCAACATCATGCGGTCCATCGAGCCGCTCATCCTGGCCATCATCTTCACCGTGTGGGTGGGCCTGGGGCCGTTCGCCGGCGTGCTGGCCCTGGCCCTGCACTCGGTGGCCGCCCTGGGGAAGCTGTACTCGGAGCAGATCGAGTCCATCGATCCCGGCCCCATCGAGGCCATCACCGCCACCGGGGCCAGCCCGCTGCAGGTGGTGCGCTACGCGGTGGTTCCGCAGATCGTGCCCCCGTTCATCGCCTTCACCATCTACCGGTGGGACACCAACGTGCGCATGTCCACCGTCATCGGGTTCGTGGGCGGGGGAGGGATCGGGTTCATCCTCCAGCAGTACATCAACCTGCTGCAGTACCGCCAGGCCGCCACCGCCGTGTGGGCCATCACTCTGGTGGTGGCCGTGCTGGACTACCTCAGCGCCGCCATCCGGGAGCGGGTGGTCTGA
- the pgeF gene encoding peptidoglycan editing factor PgeF — protein sequence MEPLLLTSHHLRALGVVHAFTTRTGGASTGPWAWLNLGRGSSDDPRTVAANRARVLEALGAGGWAHVETAQVHGDVVAVVGRADDGQVIPGADGLATAEPGVVLAVHAADCVPVLLADPRARVVAAVHAGWRGIAAGVAVQAVLVLADRFGSRPEDLRAALGPAILACHYEVDEPVVARLRRWPWWEDVLTPSRPGHWRMDLHGAVRRQLVDAGVPPAQVETLAWCTYEHPDLFYSYRRDGTTGRQAALIALPP from the coding sequence GTGGAGCCGCTGCTGTTGACGTCTCACCACCTGCGGGCGCTGGGCGTGGTGCACGCCTTCACCACCCGCACCGGGGGCGCCAGCACCGGCCCCTGGGCCTGGCTGAATCTGGGGCGGGGGTCTTCCGACGACCCGCGGACCGTGGCGGCCAACCGCGCGCGGGTTCTGGAGGCCCTGGGCGCCGGGGGATGGGCCCACGTGGAGACGGCCCAGGTCCACGGAGACGTGGTGGCGGTGGTGGGACGCGCCGACGACGGCCAGGTCATCCCCGGGGCCGACGGCCTCGCCACCGCCGAGCCGGGGGTGGTCCTGGCCGTGCACGCGGCCGACTGCGTGCCGGTGCTGCTGGCCGATCCCCGGGCGCGGGTGGTGGCGGCGGTGCATGCCGGGTGGCGGGGGATCGCCGCCGGGGTGGCCGTGCAGGCGGTCCTGGTGCTGGCCGACCGGTTCGGCTCCCGCCCGGAGGACCTGCGGGCGGCGCTGGGTCCGGCCATCTTGGCCTGTCACTACGAGGTGGACGAGCCGGTGGTCGCCCGCCTGCGCCGGTGGCCGTGGTGGGAAGACGTACTGACCCCGAGCCGGCCGGGCCACTGGCGGATGGATCTGCACGGGGCGGTGCGCCGGCAGCTGGTCGACGCGGGCGTCCCCCCCGCGCAGGTGGAGACCCTGGCGTGGTGCACCTACGAGCACCCCGACCTGTTCTACTCGTACCGGCGGGATGGGACCACCGGCCGCCAGGCGGCGCTCATCGCCCTGCCACCCTGA
- a CDS encoding YggS family pyridoxal phosphate-dependent enzyme: MVSELAARIARVRERIARAALRSGRQPEDVTLVAVTKGVDPARILEAAACGITDVGENRVQEAAAKIQALGEVAARLRWHLVGHLQRNKARQAAQLFALIHSVDRLALGEELSRRTRRPLEVLVQVNVAGEPQKFGVAPADAAELVRALSRLPGLRVVGLMTIAPVADDPEAVRPVFARLRELRDDLARRGVADLPHLSMGMSQDFDVAVEEGATMVRIGRALFGPAP, encoded by the coding sequence ATGGTGTCCGAGCTCGCCGCCCGGATCGCCCGGGTCCGGGAACGGATCGCCCGCGCGGCCCTCCGGAGCGGGCGGCAGCCCGAGGATGTCACGCTGGTGGCGGTGACCAAGGGGGTGGATCCGGCGCGGATCCTCGAGGCCGCCGCCTGCGGGATCACCGACGTCGGCGAGAACCGTGTGCAGGAGGCCGCCGCCAAGATCCAGGCCCTGGGCGAGGTGGCGGCCCGGCTGCGGTGGCACCTGGTGGGCCACCTGCAGCGCAACAAGGCCCGGCAGGCCGCCCAGCTGTTTGCGCTCATCCACTCGGTGGACCGGCTGGCCCTGGGGGAGGAGCTGAGCCGCCGGACACGCCGCCCCCTGGAGGTGCTGGTCCAGGTGAACGTGGCGGGCGAGCCGCAGAAGTTCGGGGTGGCGCCGGCGGACGCCGCAGAGCTGGTGCGGGCCCTGTCCCGGCTGCCGGGGCTGCGGGTCGTGGGCCTGATGACCATCGCGCCCGTGGCCGACGACCCGGAGGCCGTCCGGCCGGTCTTCGCCCGGCTGCGGGAGCTGCGGGACGACCTGGCGCGGCGGGGCGTGGCTGATCTGCCTCATCTGTCCATGGGCATGAGCCAGGACTTCGACGTGGCCGTAGAAGAAGGCGCCACCATGGTCCGGATCGGCCGGGCCCTCTTCGGCCCGGCCCCCTGA
- a CDS encoding cell division protein SepF encodes MSALQRLMMFLGFADGEGEDAGDGRRPGTVVDLASRTPQEIVVLHPRTFDDARAAADYLKMRRPVVVNLRGTSGDLARRIVDFTSGVTYALDGHLHRVAEEIFLFAPSHVVITADPGVDDVRSAFPLE; translated from the coding sequence GTGAGCGCACTGCAGCGCCTGATGATGTTTTTGGGGTTTGCCGACGGCGAGGGGGAGGACGCCGGCGACGGCCGGCGGCCCGGGACGGTGGTGGACCTGGCGTCCCGGACGCCGCAGGAAATCGTGGTCCTGCACCCGCGGACGTTCGACGACGCCCGGGCGGCCGCCGACTATCTCAAGATGCGCCGTCCGGTGGTGGTGAATCTCCGGGGAACCTCCGGGGACCTGGCCCGGCGGATTGTGGACTTCACCAGCGGCGTGACCTACGCCCTGGACGGGCATCTGCACCGGGTGGCGGAGGAGATTTTCCTGTTCGCGCCCAGCCACGTGGTCATCACCGCCGACCCGGGGGTGGACGATGTCCGCTCCGCGTTCCCCCTGGAGTGA
- the mtnA gene encoding S-methyl-5-thioribose-1-phosphate isomerase has translation MLRSLRWDGDALVVLDQTALPAEERYLRCRTAADVADAIRSLKVRGAPAIGAAAAYGLALAARSAAADGAAAQRSALRRAAQDLLATRPTAVNLRWAVERVLAVADGLSDAPPDVLADRLLAEAQALAAADAASNRALAAHGAALIRPGERILTYCNTGSLATVDYGTALGILRAAHEQGKGIHVYVCETRPVLQGARLTAVEVLRDGIPATLITDNAAGWLMRTGRIDRVVVGADRIARNGDTANKIGTYTLAVLARAHEIPFIVAAPLSTVDFRTATGDAIPVEERRPEEITHIAGVPVAPPGMPAMNIAFDITPHHLISAIVTDVGVATPPYTRSLQELASSRPRQ, from the coding sequence ATGCTGCGCAGCCTGCGGTGGGACGGAGACGCCCTGGTCGTACTGGACCAGACCGCCTTGCCGGCCGAGGAGCGGTATCTGCGCTGCCGGACCGCCGCCGATGTCGCCGACGCCATCCGCTCGCTGAAGGTCCGGGGGGCGCCGGCCATCGGCGCCGCCGCAGCGTACGGTCTGGCGCTGGCGGCGCGGTCGGCGGCGGCGGACGGGGCCGCCGCCCAGCGGTCGGCTCTGCGTCGCGCCGCCCAGGATCTGCTGGCCACCCGCCCCACGGCGGTGAACCTGCGCTGGGCCGTGGAGAGGGTGCTGGCGGTCGCCGACGGCCTGTCCGACGCACCCCCCGACGTCCTGGCCGACCGGCTCCTGGCCGAGGCCCAGGCGCTGGCCGCGGCCGATGCGGCCAGCAACCGCGCCCTGGCCGCCCACGGGGCGGCCCTGATCCGCCCCGGCGAGCGCATCCTCACCTACTGCAACACCGGCAGCCTGGCCACGGTGGACTACGGGACGGCCCTGGGGATCCTGCGGGCGGCCCACGAGCAGGGGAAGGGCATTCACGTCTACGTGTGCGAGACCCGCCCGGTCCTGCAGGGGGCGCGCCTGACGGCGGTGGAGGTGCTGCGGGATGGCATCCCGGCCACCCTCATCACCGACAACGCCGCCGGGTGGCTCATGCGCACCGGACGCATCGACCGGGTGGTGGTGGGCGCCGACCGCATCGCCCGCAATGGCGACACCGCCAACAAGATCGGCACCTACACTCTGGCGGTCCTGGCGCGGGCCCACGAGATCCCTTTCATCGTGGCCGCCCCCCTGTCCACCGTCGACTTCCGGACCGCCACGGGTGACGCCATTCCAGTGGAAGAGCGCCGCCCCGAGGAGATCACCCACATCGCCGGCGTGCCGGTGGCTCCGCCCGGCATGCCCGCGATGAACATCGCCTTTGACATCACGCCGCACCACCTGATCAGCGCCATCGTCACCGACGTCGGCGTGGCCACGCCGCCCTACACCCGGTCGTTGCAGGAACTGGCCTCCTCGCGCCCAAGACAATAA
- a CDS encoding glycosyltransferase family 2 protein, protein MRSRSGSLVLVALAVLWVAGVAHSLRYRDLAWLRVVFVDVTWLQGLVLAVGGFGALMVLVGALSPRPRRPAPPDRLPFVSIVVPAKNEEAVIEGTVRSLCALDYAEGGRRRFEVIVVDDQSTDRTGVLLDRLAAELPVRVVRTPPGSVGKAAALNFGIARARGEVVAVFDADARVRPDFLRTMVALLDDPRVGGVQAQRQLYNAGQNLLTRVQDDEYRLFYHPLQRARRWLGGMVSFSGNGLLVRRDVLDEVGGWREEALTEDIDLTIRLHLAGWEIRYCEEAVVWEEAPPHLRDLLRQRVRWFEGALRCLGEHLPAILFGRMSLFKKLDMVVFLSGGLLVTLSLLTSYLYAALDAAGAVVLYLQLPRPLTTAASAALTVAVLTALGLQLQGRVWALMPVVVRSGIFSLHRLLVVPLAVHRFVRSAVTGHTTWEKTAHGLSLPRR, encoded by the coding sequence ATGCGCTCCCGATCCGGATCCCTGGTTCTGGTGGCCCTCGCCGTGCTGTGGGTGGCGGGGGTGGCCCACAGCCTGCGCTATCGCGACCTGGCATGGCTGCGCGTGGTCTTCGTGGACGTCACCTGGCTGCAGGGGCTGGTCCTGGCCGTGGGGGGATTCGGGGCGCTCATGGTCCTGGTCGGTGCCCTCAGCCCGCGGCCGCGCCGTCCGGCACCGCCTGACCGCCTGCCCTTTGTCAGCATCGTGGTGCCAGCCAAGAACGAGGAGGCGGTGATCGAGGGGACCGTGCGCAGCCTGTGCGCCCTGGACTATGCCGAGGGCGGGCGCCGGCGGTTTGAGGTCATCGTGGTGGACGACCAGTCCACCGACCGCACCGGCGTCCTCCTGGACCGGCTGGCCGCGGAGCTCCCGGTGCGGGTGGTGCGCACCCCGCCGGGGAGCGTGGGCAAGGCGGCGGCCCTGAACTTCGGCATCGCCCGCGCCCGCGGCGAGGTGGTGGCCGTCTTCGACGCCGACGCGCGGGTCCGCCCGGACTTCCTGCGGACGATGGTCGCCCTGCTGGACGACCCGCGGGTGGGCGGGGTGCAGGCCCAGCGGCAGCTGTACAACGCCGGGCAGAACCTCCTGACCCGCGTCCAGGACGACGAGTACCGGCTGTTCTACCACCCGCTGCAGCGGGCGCGCCGCTGGCTGGGGGGAATGGTCAGTTTCTCCGGCAACGGCCTGCTGGTGCGCCGCGACGTCCTGGACGAGGTGGGGGGATGGCGCGAGGAGGCGCTCACCGAGGACATCGACCTGACCATCCGGCTGCACCTGGCCGGATGGGAGATCCGCTACTGCGAGGAGGCCGTGGTGTGGGAGGAGGCCCCTCCGCACCTGCGGGATCTCCTGCGCCAGCGCGTGCGGTGGTTTGAGGGAGCCCTGCGGTGCCTGGGCGAGCACCTGCCCGCCATCCTCTTCGGCCGGATGTCGCTGTTCAAGAAGCTGGACATGGTCGTCTTCCTCAGCGGCGGGCTGCTGGTGACCCTGAGCCTGCTGACCTCCTATCTGTATGCCGCGCTGGACGCCGCCGGCGCCGTGGTCCTGTACCTGCAGCTGCCCCGCCCCCTGACCACGGCGGCCTCGGCGGCGTTGACGGTAGCCGTACTGACGGCGCTGGGGCTGCAGCTGCAGGGGCGGGTGTGGGCGCTCATGCCGGTGGTGGTCCGTTCGGGGATCTTCTCCCTCCACCGGCTCCTGGTGGTGCCCCTGGCTGTACACCGCTTCGTGCGCAGCGCCGTCACCGGCCACACCACCTGGGAGAAGACCGCCCACGGCCTGTCCCTGCCCCGGCGGTAA
- a CDS encoding glycosyltransferase — protein sequence MKVCVYLEHGGSSQWSGGIRRAHENQVRALTRAGVDVTTDPSDTFDILHLHSIGPYSLYLAERYSGRRPVLIHSHITAEDFANSFRMSDHIAPYLGRYLRFFYSKADVLIAPSPYARDVLRRYELDRPIEVVSNGVDLRRFRPDRRRRLLGRARFGLDGTVPFAVGLALLRKGVDLFIETGRQVPEMTLVWFGRVHRAAKVETLRAIAQAPDNVRFAGYVEDVVEAYAAGDVFFFPSAVENEGLAILEAAACGKPLVLRDAECFAGRFEHGVTCLKARTPEQFAACLRALAHDPELFRRLAEAAQEYARAHSLEQVGQRLRAIYQNLLH from the coding sequence ATGAAGGTCTGCGTGTACCTGGAGCACGGCGGCTCCTCCCAGTGGAGCGGGGGTATCCGCCGGGCGCATGAAAACCAGGTGCGGGCCCTCACGCGCGCCGGGGTGGATGTCACCACCGACCCCAGCGACACCTTTGATATCCTCCACCTGCACTCCATCGGTCCGTATTCGCTGTACCTGGCGGAGCGGTACAGCGGACGGCGGCCGGTGCTGATCCACAGCCACATCACCGCCGAGGATTTCGCCAACTCGTTCCGCATGAGCGACCACATCGCCCCGTACCTGGGGCGGTACCTGCGGTTTTTCTACAGCAAAGCCGACGTGCTCATCGCCCCCTCCCCCTACGCCCGGGACGTCCTGCGGCGCTACGAGCTGGACCGGCCCATCGAGGTGGTCAGCAACGGGGTGGACCTGCGGCGGTTCAGGCCCGACCGCCGCCGCCGGCTGCTGGGGCGCGCCCGGTTCGGTCTGGACGGCACCGTCCCCTTCGCCGTGGGGCTGGCCCTGCTGCGCAAGGGCGTGGACCTGTTCATCGAAACGGGGCGCCAGGTGCCCGAGATGACCCTGGTGTGGTTCGGGCGGGTCCACCGGGCGGCCAAGGTGGAGACGCTGCGCGCCATTGCCCAGGCCCCCGACAACGTGCGGTTTGCGGGGTACGTGGAGGACGTGGTGGAGGCCTACGCGGCCGGGGACGTCTTCTTCTTCCCCAGCGCGGTGGAGAACGAAGGGCTGGCCATCCTGGAGGCCGCGGCCTGCGGCAAGCCGCTGGTGCTCCGGGACGCGGAGTGCTTTGCGGGGCGCTTTGAGCACGGGGTCACCTGCCTGAAGGCCCGGACGCCCGAGCAGTTCGCCGCCTGCCTGCGGGCCCTGGCCCACGATCCGGAGCTGTTCCGCCGGCTGGCGGAGGCGGCCCAGGAGTACGCCCGGGCCCACTCCCTGGAACAGGTCGGCCAGCGCCTGCGGGCGATCTATCAGAACTTGCTTCACTAG
- the thiI gene encoding tRNA uracil 4-sulfurtransferase ThiI, giving the protein MTTFLLRYGEIALKGGNRQFFLDALVRNVRRALAGVGRADVRLAFGRVIVEVDGDAAEAARRLGTVFGVVSCSPVEVVAPEPSAITAAAVALAVRARERRPIRTFKVDAHRADKRFPLTSVDINRQVGEAVRRACPDLEVRLQDPDLVIRIEIRERAYLTSEVLPGPGGLPAGTGGTALALISGGIDSPVAAWLGARRGLTIIPVHFHSFPFTSERSRQKVVDLCAVLAEYTGPLPLWVVFFTEIQRAVQRHVPEPLRVVIMRRMMMRIATVLARREGALALITGESLGQVASQTLEALVAIDACSGVPVLRPLIGADKAEIMARARAIGTYEISIRPHPDCCSLFVPAHPRTRPTVAEAEEAERALDVAALVQEALERSERQVIAPRWAAPASAEEAAGEPARPAGVAPS; this is encoded by the coding sequence ATGACCACGTTCCTGCTGCGCTACGGGGAGATCGCCCTCAAGGGAGGTAACCGCCAGTTCTTCCTGGACGCGCTGGTGCGCAACGTCCGCCGCGCCCTGGCGGGGGTGGGACGGGCGGACGTGCGGCTGGCGTTTGGCCGCGTCATCGTCGAGGTGGACGGCGACGCCGCCGAGGCCGCCCGGCGGCTGGGCACGGTGTTCGGGGTGGTGTCCTGCAGCCCCGTGGAGGTGGTGGCGCCCGAGCCGAGCGCCATCACCGCCGCCGCGGTGGCCCTGGCCGTGCGGGCCCGGGAGCGCCGCCCGATCCGCACATTCAAGGTGGACGCCCACCGCGCCGACAAAAGGTTCCCCCTCACCTCCGTGGACATCAACCGCCAGGTAGGGGAGGCGGTGCGGCGCGCCTGTCCCGACCTGGAGGTGCGGCTGCAGGATCCCGACCTGGTCATCCGGATCGAGATCCGCGAGCGCGCCTACCTGACCTCCGAGGTCCTCCCGGGGCCGGGCGGGCTGCCGGCGGGCACGGGCGGAACCGCCCTCGCGTTGATCTCCGGCGGGATCGACAGCCCCGTGGCCGCCTGGCTGGGGGCCCGGCGCGGGCTGACGATCATCCCCGTGCACTTCCACAGTTTTCCCTTCACCAGCGAGCGCTCCCGGCAGAAGGTGGTGGACCTGTGCGCCGTCCTCGCCGAATACACCGGGCCGCTGCCCCTGTGGGTGGTGTTCTTCACCGAGATCCAGCGGGCCGTCCAGCGCCACGTCCCTGAACCCCTGCGGGTGGTGATCATGCGCCGGATGATGATGCGGATCGCCACCGTCCTGGCGCGGCGCGAGGGCGCCCTGGCCCTGATCACGGGCGAGAGCCTGGGCCAGGTGGCCAGCCAGACCCTGGAGGCCCTGGTGGCCATCGACGCCTGTAGCGGCGTGCCGGTTCTGCGGCCGCTGATCGGGGCCGACAAGGCGGAGATCATGGCGCGGGCCCGGGCCATCGGCACCTACGAGATCAGCATCCGGCCCCACCCGGACTGCTGCAGCCTGTTCGTTCCGGCCCATCCGCGCACCCGTCCCACGGTGGCCGAAGCCGAAGAGGCGGAACGGGCCCTGGACGTGGCGGCCCTGGTCCAGGAGGCCCTGGAGCGCAGCGAGCGCCAGGTGATTGCCCCCCGCTGGGCGGCGCCGGCGTCCGCAGAGGAGGCCGCCGGGGAACCGGCCCGCCCCGCAGGAGTGGCGCCCTCCTAG
- a CDS encoding cysteine desulfurase family protein — protein sequence MAEQQIYLDNAATTRPHPQVVEAVLRTLTVDYGNPSSLHGMGVAAERVVRAAREAVARSVGVDPQEIVFTSGGTEANALALVGAARARRGRHLITTAVEHSSVLETLRRLAPQGWELEVLPVDRAGRVRAEQVARALRPDTAMVSVMAVNNELGTIQPIPEIAAAVLRHRAAGGRALLHVDAVQAWGTVSLRPAAWGVDLMTLSGHKVHGPKGVGALYVRRGVSLEPLLAGGDQERGLRPGTENVPGIAGMGAAAALLIADREEGAARMRALQTRLRARLQRLPDVRINTPDDGAAPHILSVTVPGVRGETLVHRLEQDGVYISTGSACHSRDPRPSHVLLAIGLPPEEARCTVRISLSRFTTVDEVDAAAEAFARAVEDLRALVS from the coding sequence ATGGCAGAGCAGCAGATCTACCTGGACAACGCGGCCACGACCCGGCCCCACCCGCAGGTGGTGGAGGCGGTTCTCCGGACACTCACGGTGGACTACGGCAACCCGTCGTCCCTGCACGGGATGGGAGTGGCCGCCGAGCGCGTGGTGCGGGCGGCCCGCGAGGCGGTGGCCCGCTCGGTGGGCGTGGACCCGCAGGAGATCGTGTTCACCTCGGGAGGGACCGAGGCCAACGCCCTCGCCCTGGTGGGGGCCGCCCGGGCCCGACGCGGGCGGCACCTGATCACCACCGCCGTGGAGCACTCGTCGGTCCTGGAGACGCTGCGGCGGCTGGCCCCGCAGGGATGGGAGCTGGAGGTGCTGCCGGTGGACCGGGCCGGGCGCGTGCGGGCGGAGCAGGTGGCCCGGGCGCTGCGGCCGGATACGGCCATGGTCAGCGTGATGGCGGTGAATAACGAACTGGGCACCATCCAGCCCATCCCGGAGATCGCCGCCGCCGTGCTGCGGCACCGGGCGGCCGGCGGGCGGGCGCTGCTGCACGTGGACGCGGTTCAGGCCTGGGGCACCGTGTCCCTGCGCCCGGCGGCGTGGGGGGTGGACCTGATGACCCTGTCCGGCCACAAGGTGCACGGGCCCAAGGGGGTGGGGGCCCTGTACGTGCGGCGGGGCGTCTCCCTGGAGCCCCTGCTGGCCGGGGGCGACCAGGAGCGCGGCCTGCGGCCGGGCACCGAGAACGTGCCGGGGATCGCCGGGATGGGCGCGGCCGCCGCGCTGCTGATCGCCGACCGCGAGGAGGGCGCGGCCCGGATGCGCGCCCTGCAGACGCGCCTGCGGGCGCGCCTGCAGCGGCTGCCCGACGTGCGGATCAACACCCCGGACGACGGCGCCGCGCCGCACATTCTCAGCGTCACCGTTCCCGGCGTGCGGGGGGAGACGCTGGTGCACCGGCTGGAGCAGGACGGGGTGTACATCTCGACCGGCTCGGCCTGCCATTCCCGCGACCCCCGGCCCAGCCACGTGCTGCTGGCCATCGGTCTGCCCCCCGAGGAGGCCCGTTGCACGGTGCGGATCAGCCTGTCCCGATTCACCACGGTCGACGAGGTGGACGCGGCCGCCGAGGCCTTTGCCCGCGCCGTGGAGGACCTGCGGGCGCTGGTGAGTTGA